In Sphingobacterium sp. PCS056, the following proteins share a genomic window:
- a CDS encoding ATP-binding protein, with product MRVDLNISGQNTINIQQFGSIIILDLNLHIIGISENALEELKIDHIDHVLDCSLESLGPTIFGKHTNKIHRLIENIKDHVIPRQIIPIKLANKRVYLKLSLHDDQIFIEWEEQFKKYTSAKKINEFSFLLDTIQPNNWDLVCHAINRILHFDHVFVVQIEETGYSHVVAEDTLDGQQYYKDMEFSKSFMPKEVFPFYSMCSYRYSPNLKNNNQKFYTNKQDFILLESQLVPVPELHQIFLSEKGVVSALFFSIHIDGNFWGLLVAHHGKEKNIDLQQRKLCTFAIQNATSKYESYLKQNLLERNEILRTAEVDLKIDLLKSKSVNCALMKHMEIIMDMVDADGFALFNQGDVCFNGICPTKAQLYEIVAFIQAHTEKSLFKDNNFRETHAKKFKGRLPFAGLMYLKVGLLNDQILIWFRKESASKVLNLQLNPLASEQNTPRIVITESSNKDIAKSWNDIEINFVLTLNQILKESIVSKLKEKQQWNEQVVASNNELEMLTFTLSHDLKNPLSILKIGLQFLQNSKDVLNAVALQKWYSNLIASTESIEEIINNVVSLSQQKGNSLSKEPIPMAYNLQQIFNDSSLLYENKSCEVEYGKLLPIWAEKSALYQIFSNLISNAIKYSTHVTTATLYINSYFEGGQVCYLIQDNGIGIPKENLTQIFEIFKRGSNVKDIEGTGVGLSLVKRIMERLGGSIKIESEINKGTSVYLYFPIVEDFPPSMLAD from the coding sequence ATGAGAGTCGATTTAAATATTTCAGGTCAAAATACGATTAATATCCAGCAATTCGGCAGCATCATCATATTAGATCTTAATTTGCACATTATTGGCATTAGTGAAAATGCTCTAGAAGAACTAAAGATCGATCATATCGATCATGTACTTGATTGTTCTCTAGAATCTTTAGGCCCTACTATTTTTGGTAAGCATACAAATAAAATTCATCGACTAATCGAGAATATTAAGGACCACGTTATTCCACGTCAGATTATTCCAATAAAATTAGCTAACAAAAGAGTCTATTTAAAGTTAAGCTTACATGATGATCAAATTTTTATTGAATGGGAGGAACAGTTCAAAAAATATACTTCAGCAAAGAAAATTAACGAATTCAGTTTCTTACTTGATACCATACAACCCAATAATTGGGACCTAGTCTGTCATGCTATCAATCGTATATTACATTTTGACCACGTATTTGTTGTTCAAATAGAAGAAACTGGATATAGCCACGTCGTAGCTGAAGATACGTTAGATGGTCAACAATACTACAAAGACATGGAGTTTTCAAAAAGCTTTATGCCCAAAGAAGTTTTCCCATTCTATAGTATGTGCTCCTATCGCTATAGCCCAAATTTAAAAAACAACAATCAAAAATTTTATACTAATAAACAAGATTTCATATTATTAGAAAGCCAACTAGTCCCTGTTCCAGAGCTTCATCAAATTTTTTTATCAGAAAAAGGTGTCGTAAGTGCTTTATTTTTTTCAATTCATATTGATGGCAACTTTTGGGGTCTATTGGTCGCCCATCACGGTAAAGAAAAAAATATCGACCTCCAGCAACGTAAACTATGTACGTTCGCAATTCAGAACGCGACGAGTAAATATGAGAGTTACCTCAAGCAAAATCTACTTGAAAGAAACGAGATTTTAAGAACAGCTGAAGTTGATTTAAAAATTGACCTTTTAAAAAGTAAGAGTGTAAATTGTGCATTGATGAAACATATGGAAATCATCATGGATATGGTTGATGCTGATGGTTTTGCACTATTTAATCAAGGGGATGTTTGTTTTAATGGAATTTGCCCTACTAAAGCCCAACTTTACGAGATAGTAGCATTTATACAGGCACATACTGAAAAATCACTGTTTAAAGATAATAATTTCAGAGAAACACATGCTAAAAAATTCAAAGGTCGACTGCCATTTGCAGGCTTGATGTATCTTAAAGTTGGTCTTTTAAATGATCAGATATTGATCTGGTTTCGTAAAGAGAGCGCAAGTAAAGTACTAAATTTGCAGTTAAATCCATTAGCCAGTGAACAAAATACCCCAAGAATAGTCATTACGGAAAGTAGTAATAAAGATATTGCAAAATCGTGGAATGATATCGAGATCAATTTTGTTTTGACATTAAATCAGATTTTAAAAGAATCTATTGTCAGTAAGCTTAAAGAGAAACAACAATGGAATGAACAGGTGGTAGCTTCTAATAATGAATTGGAGATGCTAACCTTTACACTTTCTCATGACCTAAAGAATCCTCTTTCTATATTAAAAATCGGTCTTCAATTTTTGCAAAATAGTAAAGATGTGCTGAATGCAGTAGCGCTTCAAAAATGGTATAGCAATCTGATAGCAAGTACAGAGAGTATCGAAGAGATCATTAATAATGTGGTATCATTGAGTCAACAGAAAGGGAATAGCTTATCTAAAGAACCTATTCCAATGGCCTACAACCTGCAACAGATTTTTAATGACAGCTCCTTACTTTACGAAAATAAGTCTTGTGAAGTTGAATATGGAAAATTATTGCCGATATGGGCTGAAAAAAGCGCACTGTATCAAATATTTAGCAATTTAATCAGTAATGCGATCAAATATTCAACACATGTCACCACCGCTACCTTATATATTAATAGTTATTTCGAAGGAGGTCAAGTTTGTTATCTGATCCAAGACAATGGGATTGGTATTCCAAAAGAAAATCTTACTCAAATTTTCGAAATTTTTAAAAGGGGAAGCAATGTTAAAGATATTGAGGGTACCGGAGTAGGTCTTTCATTAGTTAAACGGATCATGGAACGACTTGGAGGAAGCATCAAAATAGAATCGGAAATCAATAAAGGCACTTCCGTTTATCTTTATTTCCCAATAGTGGAAGACTTCCCTCCCAGCATGCTGGCGGATTAA
- a CDS encoding CinA family protein produces MMDYVETSTLDIVGKFFKDNNIKVFVGESMTGGFLGSILSMQVDSGDYFLGGITSYATSVKKSLLHVNEHSIEHFTTESTQVTYEMLEGLKKLVDADVYIAITGMAYPDSDAVHDHHAEVGDIFIAICFNGIYLQKKVHCIDCNPAQIYITAVNHVIYELYNFIEDHELNKEQ; encoded by the coding sequence ATGATGGATTATGTAGAGACCTCCACGTTAGATATTGTCGGTAAATTTTTTAAGGACAATAATATTAAAGTATTTGTTGGAGAAAGTATGACCGGTGGTTTTTTAGGAAGCATATTAAGTATGCAAGTTGACTCAGGCGATTATTTTTTAGGCGGGATCACAAGTTACGCTACCTCTGTTAAAAAATCATTACTACATGTAAATGAACATAGCATTGAACATTTTACGACAGAATCAACACAAGTCACATATGAAATGTTGGAAGGGCTCAAGAAACTTGTTGATGCAGATGTATATATTGCGATAACAGGAATGGCTTACCCAGACTCTGATGCTGTACATGATCATCACGCCGAAGTCGGAGATATTTTTATAGCAATATGTTTTAATGGCATATATTTACAAAAAAAGGTGCATTGCATTGATTGCAATCCGGCTCAGATTTACATCACTGCTGTCAATCATGTCATTTATGAATTATACAATTTTATCGAAGATCATGAACTGAATAAAGAACAATAG
- a CDS encoding bifunctional alpha,alpha-trehalose-phosphate synthase (UDP-forming)/trehalose-phosphatase → MYKKRTIIVSNRLPIRIERKDNELIFIPSEGGLATGLGSVYKSDENIWIGWPGIIPLNTEEEEIISKGLAEHNLIPVFLTEEELKGYYEGFSNEVLWPVFHYRPSYAVYRTPDWEMYQKVNEKFSDVVDQQNVQEKDEVWIHDYQLMLLPELVRKSYPSIAIGYFQHIPFPNDEVFRSIPWRNELLNGLLGADLIGFHTFNDTQHFLNSCAHILGLSVQNNCLHTGGRSIFTEVYPMGIDFEKFSQLANSEPIQTRAQAIKDYYKDQKIILSIDRLDYSKGIIERLLAFENLLVTNPELKGEVVLYMIVVPSRDHVAQYKQLLDEIDRTVGHINAVFGSNEWTPIAYFYNSFPLEELSSLYVAADICLITSLRDGMNLVCKEYIASKENTNGVLILSELAGAAKELTQAIQINPNATDQVTTAIYNSLHMPEAEQRMRLNDSIEIVKKFNVRHWVRLFFNRLREIKIFQQNEMARRINTQTKEAILDQYNRATRRLFFLDYDGTLIGFQNDAAAAIPTESLYETLNMLQENDESQVVIISGRPHETLDNWFANEQYYLVAEHGAWSNYPTHKWQSGAILSTRWKIPVKHIMTKFANITAGCVIEEKSYSLAWHYRKAQPGLGHLRALELVESLRYLVQQHGLQLLMGDKVIEVKNSELNKGKAAMDIVNSYNPDFIFAIGDDATDEDMFLELPADAITIKVGNKKSAAQFYVDTQQEAVKLIEYFAYNRKKLKETNATSSEIKIKTYDKNSEA, encoded by the coding sequence ATGTATAAGAAAAGAACGATCATCGTTTCAAATAGATTACCTATACGCATCGAACGCAAGGACAATGAGCTCATATTTATCCCCAGTGAGGGAGGATTAGCCACAGGTCTAGGCTCAGTTTACAAAAGTGACGAAAACATATGGATTGGTTGGCCTGGTATTATTCCTTTAAATACTGAGGAAGAAGAAATTATTTCCAAAGGATTAGCAGAACACAACCTGATTCCTGTTTTCTTAACAGAGGAAGAATTAAAAGGATATTACGAAGGATTTTCTAATGAAGTCTTATGGCCAGTATTCCACTACAGACCTTCATATGCGGTGTACAGGACTCCCGATTGGGAAATGTATCAGAAGGTAAATGAAAAATTTTCTGATGTAGTTGATCAGCAAAACGTCCAAGAGAAAGATGAGGTATGGATCCATGATTATCAATTGATGCTCTTGCCGGAGTTAGTCAGAAAATCCTATCCAAGCATCGCAATTGGATACTTTCAACATATCCCCTTTCCTAACGATGAGGTTTTTAGAAGTATTCCTTGGCGCAACGAATTGTTAAATGGATTGTTAGGGGCTGATTTGATCGGATTCCACACGTTCAACGACACACAACATTTTCTCAATTCATGTGCACATATCTTAGGACTTAGTGTACAAAATAATTGTTTACATACCGGTGGTCGTAGTATTTTTACAGAAGTATATCCGATGGGTATAGATTTTGAAAAATTCTCCCAACTGGCTAATAGTGAACCTATACAGACACGTGCACAAGCGATAAAAGATTATTACAAAGACCAAAAAATAATCCTAAGTATAGATCGATTAGATTATAGTAAAGGGATTATTGAACGTTTGCTGGCTTTTGAAAACTTACTGGTCACCAACCCAGAACTGAAAGGTGAAGTTGTACTTTATATGATTGTCGTACCATCAAGAGATCACGTGGCACAATACAAACAATTGTTGGATGAAATCGACCGGACCGTTGGTCACATCAACGCTGTGTTTGGAAGTAACGAATGGACACCAATTGCTTATTTCTACAATTCTTTTCCATTAGAAGAATTGTCATCCTTGTATGTAGCTGCTGATATTTGTTTAATCACCTCATTGCGTGACGGCATGAATTTAGTGTGTAAAGAATATATAGCCAGCAAGGAAAATACAAATGGGGTCTTGATATTGAGTGAACTAGCAGGTGCAGCCAAAGAATTGACCCAAGCTATCCAGATCAATCCGAATGCCACCGACCAAGTGACAACGGCTATATACAATTCTTTGCATATGCCCGAAGCCGAGCAACGTATGCGGTTGAATGACAGCATCGAAATCGTTAAAAAATTCAATGTTCGCCATTGGGTGCGATTATTCTTTAACAGGCTTCGCGAAATCAAAATTTTTCAACAGAATGAAATGGCAAGGAGGATTAATACGCAAACCAAGGAAGCGATTCTTGATCAATATAATCGTGCCACAAGGAGATTGTTTTTCCTTGACTATGATGGCACTTTGATCGGTTTTCAAAATGATGCTGCTGCTGCTATACCAACCGAATCGTTATACGAAACACTTAATATGCTGCAGGAAAATGACGAGAGCCAAGTAGTCATTATCAGCGGTAGACCACATGAAACACTTGACAATTGGTTTGCTAATGAACAATATTATTTAGTTGCCGAACATGGCGCATGGAGTAATTATCCTACACATAAATGGCAAAGTGGAGCCATATTATCCACACGCTGGAAAATTCCGGTCAAGCATATCATGACCAAATTTGCTAATATAACAGCTGGTTGTGTGATTGAAGAAAAATCCTATTCTTTAGCGTGGCATTATCGTAAGGCACAGCCCGGCTTGGGTCATTTAAGGGCCTTGGAACTCGTGGAAAGCTTACGTTACCTTGTGCAACAACATGGTCTACAATTATTAATGGGCGATAAAGTAATTGAAGTAAAAAACAGTGAACTAAACAAAGGTAAAGCAGCTATGGATATTGTAAACAGCTATAATCCTGACTTTATCTTTGCTATCGGTGACGACGCTACTGACGAAGATATGTTTTTAGAGCTTCCAGCCGATGCGATCACCATCAAAGTAGGAAATAAAAAGTCAGCAGCACAGTTTTATGTCGACACGCAACAGGAAGCAGTTAAACTGATCGAATATTTTGCCTACAACAGAAAGAAACTAAAAGAGACTAACGCCACATCATCTGAAATCAAAATAAAAACTTATGACAAAAACAGCGAAGCATAA
- a CDS encoding glycoside hydrolase family 15 protein: MTKTAKHKYNSGIIGNCSYIAHVNNTGNITWLCWPTFEDSFVFGSLLDQKDGGEFSILPTSEITNKDQQYIENTNILCTTLTTAEGSYRITDFAPRFEQYERYYKPLMLVRKVEPLEGRPKIRVRCTPKYAYGKEGFSKNRGSNHIQFEQEDIKIRLATNMPVSHFFDDIPHVLSSTIYLVMTFGSPFEAPIERTAEDFLSRTKAYWQRWVKNASIPSFCQKEVIRSALVLKLHQYEDTGALIAASTTSLPEHPGSGRNWDYRYCWLRDSYYVLTALSHIGQFEEMEKYASYIANITQTDLGRLQPLYGIMGQHLLTESTLDHLEGYLGNKPVRLGNQAYEHVQNDVYGQALLALLPMFTDHRFSHQNTGLAKSWTNYILNKIESTIDEFDAGIWEFRNFENRHCYSNLFQWAGATAALKIAEQYGFQDIKIKAQQLRERASVHIESCYDEERKVYTTATKNSNLDASTLQLIMMNYLDPSSEKAKHHLEALEKELKGENGLFYRYLHKDDFGKPKSTFLVCAFWYVEALACVGRLDEAQKVFKQLIKYGNHLNLFSEDVDEQDGSQWGNFPQAYSHVGLVNAANRIAVKLDHPAFL, translated from the coding sequence ATGACAAAAACAGCGAAGCATAAATACAATAGCGGGATCATTGGCAACTGTTCGTATATAGCTCACGTCAATAATACGGGAAATATAACTTGGTTATGCTGGCCGACATTTGAAGATTCATTTGTATTTGGCAGTTTGTTAGATCAAAAGGATGGTGGTGAATTTTCCATTCTGCCTACATCAGAAATCACCAATAAAGATCAGCAATACATTGAAAATACGAATATCTTATGCACCACTTTGACAACCGCCGAAGGAAGTTATAGGATAACAGATTTTGCACCGCGCTTTGAACAATATGAGCGATATTATAAACCTCTTATGCTGGTTCGTAAGGTCGAACCACTGGAAGGGAGGCCTAAAATTCGTGTGCGGTGCACACCTAAATATGCATATGGAAAAGAAGGGTTTAGTAAAAATAGAGGTAGTAATCATATTCAATTCGAGCAAGAAGATATCAAAATCCGCTTAGCAACAAATATGCCTGTCAGTCATTTTTTTGATGATATACCGCACGTACTCAGTAGTACGATTTATCTGGTTATGACCTTTGGAAGCCCATTTGAAGCACCTATAGAGCGTACTGCCGAAGACTTTTTAAGCAGAACAAAAGCCTATTGGCAACGGTGGGTTAAAAATGCCTCTATTCCCTCCTTCTGTCAAAAAGAGGTGATCCGATCTGCGCTGGTTTTGAAGCTCCATCAATATGAAGATACTGGAGCATTGATTGCTGCAAGTACTACTAGCCTACCCGAACATCCGGGTAGTGGTCGTAATTGGGATTATCGCTATTGTTGGCTCAGGGATAGTTATTATGTATTGACAGCATTGAGCCATATAGGACAATTTGAAGAAATGGAAAAATATGCTTCCTACATTGCCAATATCACCCAGACAGATCTCGGACGTCTGCAACCTTTATATGGGATCATGGGGCAGCATCTCTTGACAGAAAGTACCCTTGACCATCTGGAAGGATATTTGGGTAATAAACCGGTACGCTTAGGAAATCAGGCTTACGAGCATGTTCAAAATGATGTCTATGGTCAAGCTTTACTCGCGCTGCTTCCCATGTTTACCGATCACCGATTTAGCCATCAGAATACGGGACTGGCCAAGTCATGGACTAATTATATCTTAAATAAGATCGAAAGTACCATCGACGAGTTTGATGCCGGCATATGGGAATTTAGAAATTTTGAAAATAGACATTGTTATTCCAATTTATTTCAGTGGGCTGGTGCAACAGCAGCGTTAAAAATTGCAGAGCAATACGGTTTTCAAGATATAAAAATAAAAGCGCAGCAATTACGGGAACGTGCTAGTGTACATATTGAAAGTTGTTACGATGAAGAACGTAAGGTATATACTACTGCAACTAAAAACTCAAATTTAGATGCTTCTACTTTACAATTAATCATGATGAACTATCTTGATCCATCAAGTGAAAAAGCAAAACATCATTTGGAAGCACTAGAAAAAGAACTGAAGGGTGAAAATGGATTATTTTATCGCTACTTGCATAAGGATGATTTTGGAAAACCCAAGTCAACATTTCTGGTGTGTGCCTTTTGGTATGTAGAGGCATTAGCTTGTGTAGGTCGTCTGGATGAAGCACAAAAAGTATTCAAGCAATTGATCAAGTATGGTAATCATCTCAACCTATTTAGTGAGGATGTCGATGAACAGGATGGTAGTCAATGGGGTAATTTTCCGCAAGCATACAGTCATGTGGGACTAGTCAATGCTGCCAATCGAATCGCAGTCAAGTTAGATCACCCTGCATTTTTATAA
- a CDS encoding Rieske (2Fe-2S) protein, with protein MLQWYQIDKTTSYQINQIYEVKAGNHRICIVHDGSGWRAFSRKCPHAGASFVTGWCEGEDLVCSYHRHRFNLNTGKGCSDQGNFIKIYPTRVEDSVLFVGIETSRSFFTQLFK; from the coding sequence ATGTTGCAGTGGTATCAGATAGATAAGACGACTTCTTATCAAATCAATCAAATTTATGAGGTCAAGGCAGGCAATCATCGCATCTGTATTGTACATGACGGTTCTGGATGGAGAGCTTTTTCAAGAAAATGCCCACATGCGGGAGCCTCATTTGTAACAGGATGGTGCGAAGGAGAGGACCTTGTATGCTCCTATCATCGACATCGGTTTAATCTGAATACCGGCAAAGGCTGCTCTGATCAAGGTAATTTTATAAAAATATATCCGACCAGAGTTGAAGATAGTGTTCTTTTTGTGGGTATTGAAACATCTCGATCTTTCTTTACTCAATTATTTAAATAG
- the ychF gene encoding redox-regulated ATPase YchF, which produces MALQCGIVGLPNVGKSTLFNCLSNAKAQAANFPFCTIEPNVGVITVPDTRLNKLAELVNPQKIVPNTIEIVDIAGLVKGASKGEGLGNQFLGNIRTTNAIIHVLRCFDDGNVIHVDGSVDPIRDKEIIDTELQLKDLDTVVKRIQKVEKMAKTGGDKDAKRTYEILSVVKDHLEAGKSARTAPIEKDDFDFIQELALLTAKPVLYVCNVDEASVNTGNAYVDRVKEEVKDENAQVLIISAQIESEIAQLESFEERQMFLDDLGLKESGVSKLIVAAYSLLDLATYFTAGVQEVRAWTIEKGFTAPQAAGVIHTDFEKGFIRAEVIKYNDFIELGSEAACKEAGKLSVEGKTYIVEDGDIMHFRFNV; this is translated from the coding sequence ATGGCTTTACAATGCGGTATCGTTGGATTACCTAACGTAGGTAAATCAACACTATTTAACTGTTTGTCTAACGCTAAAGCACAAGCGGCAAACTTTCCTTTTTGTACTATTGAACCAAATGTTGGGGTGATCACTGTTCCTGATACCCGTCTTAATAAATTAGCTGAATTAGTTAATCCTCAAAAAATTGTTCCAAACACAATTGAGATTGTTGATATCGCTGGTTTAGTTAAGGGCGCTTCTAAAGGTGAGGGTCTTGGTAATCAATTTTTAGGCAATATCCGTACAACAAATGCAATTATCCACGTTTTACGTTGCTTCGATGATGGCAATGTCATACACGTAGATGGATCTGTAGATCCGATCCGTGATAAAGAGATCATCGACACAGAGTTACAATTGAAAGATTTGGACACGGTGGTAAAACGTATCCAAAAAGTGGAAAAAATGGCTAAAACAGGTGGTGACAAAGATGCTAAACGCACTTATGAAATCTTATCTGTTGTAAAAGATCATTTAGAAGCTGGTAAATCTGCTCGTACTGCACCAATCGAAAAGGATGATTTTGATTTTATTCAAGAATTAGCCTTATTAACAGCTAAACCTGTATTGTACGTTTGTAATGTCGATGAAGCTTCTGTTAATACTGGAAATGCTTATGTTGACCGTGTAAAAGAGGAAGTGAAAGATGAAAATGCACAAGTATTGATTATTTCAGCTCAAATTGAATCGGAAATCGCACAATTAGAAAGCTTTGAAGAGCGTCAAATGTTTTTAGATGACTTAGGATTGAAAGAATCTGGAGTGTCGAAATTAATTGTAGCTGCTTATTCACTTCTAGACTTGGCCACGTATTTTACTGCAGGTGTACAAGAAGTTCGCGCATGGACGATTGAAAAGGGATTTACAGCACCTCAAGCAGCAGGTGTAATCCACACTGACTTTGAAAAAGGATTTATCCGTGCAGAGGTTATTAAATATAATGATTTCATTGAATTAGGTTCTGAAGCAGCTTGTAAAGAAGCTGGTAAATTATCTGTCGAAGGGAAAACATATATTGTTGAAGATGGTGACATTATGCATTTCAGATTCAACGTCTAA